TCTGCTTTGATCAATTGTAAGGAAGCAACAAAAACTCTTTTAGAAAAATCATTGAGTGTAGATTTATTGAAAATTCCCTCTTCGACTCACATACATTCAGTTGCTATTCATCATCAGGGGGTAAGAATTTCTTTAACTGACGTTGTTATGAGGAGATATTTAAGTCGGTTTTCAAGCATCTTCCCTCATAGATTTCCTCTAAATGCTATGGGGCAATTAGAAAGAAACTTTCTGCAAGCATCTCCGTTTGTCTCTTTTAGTAGATTAGCGGCTTTGAATCTAGATTTATTTGCTATAAGAAGTCTATCACGCCGGGGAATAATGGAACCTCTAGAAAAACCTTATGTTGTGGGTGGACTATCTATCACAATTCTTGCCGATATATGCTTTCCTCTGGAACCTTTGCGTCGGGAATCTCCTAGAGAGCAAGGAATGATGGCGCATCTTCTTATGGAAAATGGGGCTAATGTAAACGCTATCATTTGTGGAGGAACAACTATCTTAATGCTAGCTTGTCGTTTGTGTGGTTGGTATTCAAGAGCTTTCTTTATTCAAGAGTTGCTTCTTTATGGAGCGGATGTTAATGCTGTGGATGATGAAAATAACACCGCTCTTCATTATCTTGCCCAATCGATTCCTTCTGAGGATCTTCTAGGGGAATATTCCATGATTTTTCAACTTCTGTTAGTAGAGAATAAAACTTTGAACTTTCGTAACGGAGAAGGACGGACGGCTTTGGAAGTTGCCCAGTTTTTTGGTAATAATGTTTTTCTAGATTTGGCTGCGAGGGATGAAGGTTTTTTAGCAGAGGATGCGGAGTTAGATTGATAATACTTGATTCTATGCTTAACTTTGTGATAGGATGGCGTCCTCCTTGGGGCAGTAGCTCAGCGGTTAGAGCTGCGGACTCATAACCCGTAGGTCCCTGGTTCAAATCCAGGCTGCCCCAAAGGTTCTTCTTTTGGAAAGCGAGGCTAGCGGTGTTCTGTATTTTGAGCGCTCGTTGCTTGTATTGCTAGGAGTTTCATCTTTAGGAATAAGGCTTCCATTCCTTGTTGTCTTCCCAAGGATATCGCTGAGTAGAATTGTAGTTTCTTCGAAAAAATAGGAGGGACAGTGAATAGGGTTTGTGCAGTTTCTCCAGAGTAAGAGATCAGGAATAATCTAGTCATACCCATGGATAGAAGAGCTTCAGAGAAAGCGGAAAAGGATAATTTACTCTCCAATAGGCAACAACTCAAGTATAATTCGCTTTGACACCCCCTGACCAAATTTTTTTCTACCTTCTCATCCGGAACAAAGGGAGAGGGCTCCCTACCCAGATTTATGAGAGCTTGGTAGAAGGACTCTTTAGAAGTTAACTTGTTAAGCATAGAGACAAGAAAATGCTGCTTTTCTAGGCAAGAAAGGTTTTCTACATCGATAATTTCAAGATTCATCTTCTACAATCCTTTCCGGGGTTTCGTTTATACTAGCCAAGCGGACTGATAGGGCCAAAATGCTCTTTTCCAAAAGTTCGATAGCTGTTTTAGGGTCGCTTAGGCTAATGGGTTTAGGTGCTTCTGGGTTGCTGAAGTCATAAATTCTACTCATTAAGCCAGTAAGCTTCAGTGGTACAGTAAAAGTAGGGGCATTTTCTACTGCAGCTTTTTGGTGCTTTTTCAGTAGGAGAGAAAGCATTTCCTGATTAATTAACAAATTCCGAAAAATTTGACATTCATTGATGGAGTGTTGAATAGCGTTAGTCCTTTTTTCGAAATCGTCGGGATCATATAGACTTTGGACAGCATCTTGTCCCAATCGGATTCCGTAACAAGTTTGTATGGATATTTGGTTTCCAATGCACGTTCCAATCAAAAATCCCACAACTTCTGGAATCATGTAGATAAGTCCTGAGATTGAAGCTACCATGGTAGCCAGCAAAACTTGTCTTGTCCCGTTTTGATCCAGCTGGGTAATACCGTGGTTTAGAAGATTCCAAAGACTATTGATTTCTTTATGTTTATTTTCTTTATCCAGAACTGTAGCGGATACGATGCCTATAACAATTCCTGCAGCAAATCCGATACAAAGCCAAATTGTAAGTGTCATGGCTACAGTAAAATGGCAGGCCAAAATGAGGGCCCATGCAAGCATGTATAGTAGGATATATTTCCAATTAGCCTTGAGAAATTCTCCTATTTTGTCTGTGATGACAAACAGCCGGCCGGAGATTCCTGAAGAAGAGGTTTTTTGCAAAGGAATTACCTCTAGATCTGTAATAGGAGGGGCTTCCAATAGTCTTGATTTCGAAAACCGACCGATCATCTCAGACTCAGAAGGGTCATCCGCAGGAGATTTAGGAGGGAACTCTAACGAGGACGGGGGTTCTGGAAAGGCATTGTTGATAGACTGGACGCTCATTCTGTTTTGGTTTTAAGTTAAAAGGCATTATTTTAAAAATGATCTCTTTAATTCTAAAGAGAAAGTTTTTTCTTTATCCTTTT
This sequence is a window from Chlamydiifrater volucris. Protein-coding genes within it:
- a CDS encoding SufE family protein, giving the protein MNLEIIDVENLSCLEKQHFLVSMLNKLTSKESFYQALINLGREPSPFVPDEKVEKNLVRGCQSELYLSCCLLESKLSFSAFSEALLSMGMTRLFLISYSGETAQTLFTVPPIFSKKLQFYSAISLGRQQGMEALFLKMKLLAIQATSAQNTEHR